The following are encoded together in the Candidatus Thermoplasmatota archaeon genome:
- a CDS encoding right-handed parallel beta-helix repeat-containing protein yields the protein MLFSDVVSDDADQKDMMKGADAQRAPQIDLRREGGIIIIIIIITPSSRAHGLASVVILIVLSSMFPGTAGAVAPPSLAEDPCDRPLLPRGPIRIDGADSLALPTSGIVAGSGTAEDPFLICGWIVQGGVNYGAEIKNVDAHIVFKHNVVRDTAVMLRTYIHRSADSIAEDPLGLGEAAPRPRLDVDAGYLPAAVKFENVGNVRVENVSLEHNTNCARLVVHACAGDFSVSSCDQPCYVLPAQMSGLVIFGAGDVAIDDLSVEDDSGYAILVLGARSLVLSNSEAASAFIITTPRPVTVGNAFERVLFARAHDALVESNVFGQAATILESDRVTLRGNAWTGQMTNPTQLTMVAAHSLVLEGNVFRATRGDAIVAIDSTDATVRGNDFTASSGYAVRTLSRTAPEEVEGGHDLTPAHEGGDDPQWYDGPPVDARHNWWGCADGPGSDGCARVQGPVAFEPFATRPFMAEV from the coding sequence ATGCTTTTCAGCGACGTCGTTTCCGACGACGCCGATCAGAAAGATATGATGAAGGGGGCCGATGCGCAAAGAGCGCCGCAGATCGATCTGCGGCGGGAAGGAGGCATCATCATCATCATCATCATCATCACCCCATCCTCTCGAGCGCATGGACTGGCGAGCGTCGTGATCCTGATCGTGCTCTCGTCCATGTTCCCGGGCACAGCAGGGGCGGTGGCGCCCCCCTCGCTCGCCGAGGATCCCTGCGACCGCCCGCTGCTCCCGCGCGGGCCCATCCGCATCGACGGCGCGGATTCCCTCGCCCTCCCGACGAGCGGCATCGTGGCCGGGAGCGGCACGGCGGAGGATCCGTTCCTGATCTGCGGCTGGATCGTGCAGGGCGGCGTGAACTACGGCGCCGAAATCAAGAACGTCGACGCGCACATTGTCTTCAAGCACAACGTGGTGCGGGACACGGCCGTCATGCTTCGCACGTACATCCACCGCTCCGCGGACTCCATCGCAGAGGATCCCCTCGGGCTGGGGGAGGCCGCCCCGCGACCGCGCCTCGACGTCGACGCCGGCTATCTGCCCGCGGCCGTCAAGTTCGAGAACGTTGGAAACGTGCGCGTCGAAAACGTGAGTCTGGAACACAACACGAACTGCGCGCGACTCGTCGTGCACGCATGCGCCGGGGATTTCTCGGTCTCGTCGTGCGATCAACCCTGCTATGTCCTCCCCGCGCAGATGTCCGGCCTTGTCATCTTCGGCGCGGGCGATGTCGCAATCGATGACCTGAGCGTGGAGGACGACTCCGGCTATGCGATCCTCGTGCTCGGCGCGCGATCGCTCGTTCTCAGCAATTCCGAGGCCGCGAGCGCGTTCATCATCACGACCCCGCGTCCGGTGACGGTCGGAAACGCCTTCGAGCGGGTTCTCTTCGCGCGTGCCCACGATGCTCTGGTCGAAAGCAACGTGTTCGGACAAGCCGCCACGATCCTGGAGAGCGACAGGGTCACCCTGCGCGGGAACGCATGGACCGGCCAGATGACGAACCCCACGCAGCTCACGATGGTCGCGGCGCACAGCCTCGTCCTTGAAGGCAATGTCTTCCGTGCCACCCGCGGGGATGCCATCGTGGCCATCGATTCCACCGACGCCACCGTGCGTGGTAACGACTTCACAGCTTCCTCCGGGTACGCCGTGCGCACGCTGAGCAGGACTGCCCCCGAAGAGGTCGAGGGCGGGCACGACCTCACGCCCGCTCACGAGGGAGGGGACGATCCGCAATGGTATGACGGGCCGCCGGTCGACGCCCGCCACAACTGGTGGGGTTGCGCCGACGGGCCGGGAAGCGACGGATGCGCGCGCGTGCAAGGCCCGGTAGCCTTCGAACCGTTCGCCACCCGGCCCTTCATGGCGGAGGTCTGA